The Haloplanus sp. GDY1 genomic sequence CGAGCTGGCCGCCACACTCCGGACAGCGCAGCTGTTCGCTGTCGTCGGTACTCTCCGTCTCGTCCTCGCTTTCGCGCGCGCGTGCGCGTTCGGTCGTGTAACCGCGTACGCTATCGGTCATTGGTTGTTATCGTGAGCAAAACGGCTCTATACAGACAGTTCCGAGCGAAGATATTTAAACCTGACGGACTTTGGACTACGTTCGATACCTGTCGAGAGTCAATTCGCCGACCGCCGATCCGACGGTGCGCGGGACGCGACGGGACTGCGGGGGTTGATGACGGTCGGTCACGTGGACGCGAACGATGGCAGACACGACGGAGATTCCGACGACGGTGGTCAGCGGCCCGCTCGGGGCCGGGAAGACGACGCTGGTCAACCGCCTCCTGCACGATCCGGGGGACAGACGCATCGCCGTCGTCGTCAACGACATGGGCGAGGTGAACGTCGACGCCGAACTGCTGGAGAGCGAGGCCGACGACGGGGTGATCGATCTCTCGAACGGGTGTATCTGCTGTCGCCTCGGCGACGACCTCGTGACCGAGGTGACTCGGCTGGCCGAGGAACGGTCGTTCGATCACCTCGTGATCGAGGCCTCGGGCATCAGCGAACCCATCCCCATCGCCCGGACGCTGACGACGGGGACCGACGAGGCCGGACCACCGGCGGGGATCCGCCTCGACACCACCGTCTCGGTGATCGACGCCTACGGGTTCTGGAAGGCGTTCGATCCCGCCGAGTCGCTCCCCGACGCGGCGCCGTCCCCCGAGCGCCCGCTGACGGAGGTGCTCGTCGACCAGATCGAGTTCTGTGACGTGCTCCTGTTGAACAAATGCGACATGGTTCCGGACGACGAACTCGACGCGGTCGAGGCGTCGATCCGCGAACTCCAGCCCCGGGCGGCGATCCACCGAACGACCTACTCCGAGGTCGATCCGGGCACCGTCCTCGGGACGGGCCTGTTCGACTTCGAGGACGCCCGGCGCCAGCAGGGCTGGAAGCGGGCGCTCGCCGCGGCCGAGGAGGACCGGCACGACCACGCGGATCGGCCCGCGGCCGCCGCCCACGGGGTCGAGTCGTTCGTCTACCGCCGGGAGCGACCGTTCGACGCCGAACGATTCGACGCCTGGCTCGACGACTGGGAGGGCGACGTGGTCCGCCTGAAGGGGTTCGCGTGGGTCGCCAGCCGTCCCGAAACCGTGCTCGGTGTGAGTCAGGCCGGACCGGCCGTCCAGGCCGGCCCTATCGGCGAGTGGGGCGATGACGACCCGACGACGCGGCTCGTCATCATCGGCCGTCACCTCGATGCCGACGCCGTCACGGCCGCCTTGGACGACTGTCTGGCCGAGGATGCGGAGACGGCGGGATCGCCCGGGGCCGACCCGTTCCCCCGCGAGGCCTAGATGCCCACGTCCTCGCGGAGGTCGTCCCAGGAGTCGTGGAAGCCGTAGGTCGACTGTGAGCTTCCACCGCTCACCGACTGGTAGGTCTCGTCGTAGGACAGGAGTTGCGTCCAGCCGTCGTGGTAGCGATAACTACAGTACTGACACATGAGTGGGGATATTCGCGGCGTCGTGTTAGCTCTGTCGTCGAAAAAATCGGAGCGCCGTCGCCCTACGGCTCCAGCAGGACCTTCGTCACGCCCTCCTCGCGGTTGTCGAAGGCCTCGTACATCTCCGGCGCTTCTTCGAGGTCGACGCGGTGCGAGACGACCCAACTGGGGTCGGCACGGCCCGAGACGATCATATCGCGGAGTTCGCGGTTGTAGGACTTGACGTTACACTGGCCGGTGCCGAGCGCCTGTCCCTTCTCGAAGAGGAGACCGAAGTCGATGCCGAGACGGCCCTGTGCGGCCATGTCGTCGGGCGCGCCGGGGTCCTCCGGGACGTAGAGCCCGGGGATGCCGAGCTCGCCCGTCGGCTTGACCGTTCTGATCAGGTTGTTGATGACGACCGCCGGATTCTCGCGGGCCGGGTCGTACGCGGAGTCGGCCTCCTTCTCGGGGTCGACGGCCTGGTAGCCGACCGCGTCGACGCCCTTGTCGACGCCGCCGCCGTGGAGGTCCTTGATCTGCTCGACCGGGTCGCCCTCCTCGAAGTTGATCGGCGTCGCGTCGCAGTGCTCCGCGGCGAGATCGAGGCGGCTCGGCACGCGGTCGACGACGTAGATGTCGGACGCGCCCTTGAGCTTCGCGCTGTAGGCGGCCATCAGGCCGACCGGACCGGCGCCGTAGACGGCCACCGAGTCGCCGGCCTCGAGGTTGGCGAGTTCGGTGCCGTGCCAGCCCGTCGGGAAGATGTCCGCGAGGAGCGCGAACGAGTCCTCGTGTTCGTCGCCCTCGGGCAGTTTCAGCGCGTTGAAGTCGGCGTAGGGGATGCGGAGCTTCTCGGCCTGCCCGCCCTTGTACGGCCCCATGGCGACGTAGCCGTACGCGCCGCCGGCGAAGCCGGGGTTGACGTTCGTACAGAAGCCGGTGTACCCCTTCTCGCAGTTCTCACAGTGCCCGCAGGCGACGTTGAAGGGGGCGACCACCCGGTCGCCGACCTCGAGGCTCGACACGGCCTCGCCGACCTCGCTGACGATGCCCATGTTCTCGTGCCCGAAGACGATACCCGGCTCCGCGGCCGTCCGCCCCTCGTACATGTGGAGGTCGGACCCGCAGATACACGTCGTCGTGATGTCGATGACGACGTCGTTGGGGTGTTCGATCTCCGGTTCGTCGACCTCTTCGACTGCGACTTCGTGTGGTCCCTTGTAGACCACGGCGTTCATTGACATCAGTGACTCACCTCGGACCGTTGCCCGCCGTCCCGGATCGCTTCCCACTCCTCGACGCCCGCCTGCGCGACGTCCATGTCCTGTTCGACCGCACCGCCGGAGACGCCGAACGCGCCGACCACGTCCCCCTCCTCGTCGAACAGCGGATACCCCCCGCCGAAGATGACCATACGACCCTCGTCGGTCGACTGGAGTCCGTACAGGGAGTTGCCGGGTTCGGAGGGTTCGGCGAGTTCGTGGGTCGGCATATCGAGCGCGGCCGACGTGTACGCTTTGTTCCGCGAGATGGAGACCGAGGCCAGCCAGGCGTCGTCCATCCGGTGCTGTGCGATGAGGTTCCCCTCGGAGTTCGCCACCGTGATAACCATCGGGTTGTCGATCTCTTCGGCTCGCTCTTCGGCCGCATCGATCAATTCTGTCGCCGTGTCAAGAGGGATGGAGTGTACCATCGGGCCGATAGTTTCGGAGACAGTCGGATAAACATTTGCCTTTACATTCTCGATTCTCTCGACACGCCTAGTCGACATCGGTTTCGTCGAGCGTGGATGGCGAAAGAATCGAATTTGAGGCTCATCATCCCACTGAGTCGGCGTTCGTCGTCTCAAGGGTCGGCAAATCGGAACGCGTTCGTGCCGAGAAGCGAGTAACTGAAACTACTTACTAATTGTGTGAGCGAAATCCGTGGACTTACGTCCGCTACGCCCGTTTTAGGCAGACCTAAACAAACTGCATAGAAGTTGTCTTTCCACAGCACGTGATCGGCGGTGGCGGTGGACGGTGCGCCGGCGACCCGGGGCGTTCGGGCCGGAACGGACCGTTCGACGCTCCGTCGGCACCGCCACCGTACCAGTGCGTCGAGCGGGGAGGATGTAACGTCTCGAAGTTACGAATTCGCGAACCGTCGGCGCACGTGACGGACGCGACGAATCGTTTTTGGTTGCGTTTCTCCAACGGGAGAGCGGAATCGATGCGCCACAGTCTTTCGGAGTATCCGACGGGCGGGAGAGTGAACTGACCGATGGCCTTCGAAACGGTCGACGCCGACGACGTGGACCCGGCCGAGCTGCTCGGCTCCGCGGTGCAGCGTCGGGAGGACCCACACCTCCTCACCGGCGACGCGGAGTACACCGACGACCTCGGGTATCCCGACGAGACACACCTCGCCTTGCTCGGGAGCCAGTACGGAAACGCCACCGTCGAGTCCGTCGACACGAGCGAGGCGGCGGCGATGGACGGCGTCCTCGCCGTCCTCACGTGGTCGGACATCGACGCCTCGGACGCGCCGGGGTACGTCCGAACCGACGACCCCGAAGGTGGCTCGACCGAGTCGGACGCCGAGACGGGCGCGACGTCGCCGGACCAGCCCCTGCTGGCCGACGGCCGGGTCGTGTATCAGGGGCAGCCGGTCGCCGCCGTCGTCGCCGAGGACCGCTACCGCGCCCACGACGCGCTCGACGGCATCGACGTGACCTACGACCGCCACGACGCGGTGGTCGATCCCCGAGAGGCGACGGCCGAGGACGCGCCGACGGTCCACGACGACGCGCCGGGGAACGTCGCGTTCACGTGGGAGACGGGCGACGAGGCGGCCGCCGACGCGGCGCTCGACGCCGCGGACAACGTGGTCGAACTGGACCTCGAAATCAACCGAGTGATCCCGACCGCGATGGAACCGCGAGCCGCGGTGGCGCGGTACCGACCGTCCGACGACGCCCTCGACGTCGCGCTCTCGACGCAGAAACCCCACGGGATGCAGGGCGACCTCTCGTCCACCCTCGGCGTCCCCGACCACCGCATCCGGGTTCGCGCCCCGGACGTGGGCGGCGGCTTCGGCGCCAAACTCTTCCCGTACACCGGCTACCTGCTCGCCGGGTGGTGTGCCATGCACGTCGAGCGGCCGGTGAAGTGGGTCGCGCCCCGCACCGAGGACTTCCTGTCGATGATCCACGCCCGTAACCACCTCGTCCACGCCGAGGCGGGGGTCGATGACGACGGCCGACTGCGGGGGTTCCGCGCCGAGACGACGGCTCCGGTCGGCGGCTTCCTCGTCCCCGCCGGCTCCGGCGTCCCGACCAACCTCGGGCTGATGGCCAACGGGCAGTACGACGTGCCTGGCGCCTACGTCCACACGACGGGCGTGTTCACCAACACGGCGCCGCTCTCGGCCTACCGCGGCGCCGGCCGCCCGGAGGCAACCTACTTCATCGAGCGACTCGTCCACGAGGCGGCGCGGAGACTCGACTTGGACCCCGTGGCCATCCGCCGTCGGAACTTCATCCCCGTCGACGCCTTCCCCTTCGAGACCGGCCTGGGGCGCACCTACGACTCCGGGGACTACGACGCGACGCTCACGCGCGCCCTGGAGACCGTCGGCTACGAGGACGTCCGGGAGCGACAGGCCGCGGCCCGCGAGGAGGGTCGGTATCTCGGCATCGGCCTGTCGTGTTACGTCGAGGCCTGTGGTAACGCCCCCGGGATGTACGAGAACGGTGCGGTCCACGTCAAACCCTCCGGCCGGGTGATCGTCAAAACCGGGACCGCCGAAATCGGGACGGGCCACCACACCGGCTACGCTCAGATCGTCGCGCACGAACTGGGCGTCCCGGCCGCCGACGTGGCGGTGCGCGAAGGCGACACGGCAGACATCGACGAGGGCAACGGCACCGGTGGGAGTCGCGCGATGGCCGTCGGGGGAAGCGCGATCAAGCGAAGCGCCGAGAAGGTGGTCGAGAAGGCCCGCCGGATAGCGAGCCACCGCCTCGAAGTCGCCGACGCGGACCTCAGGTTCGAGGACGGCGACTTCTTCGTCGCCGGCGCACCGGAGCGGTCGATGAGCTTTCGGGAGGTCGCGAGCGTCGCCTACGAGGGCGTCGACGCCCTCCCCGAGGGGATGGAACCGGGACTCGACGAGACGACGTTTTTCGACCCCTCGAACTACACCTTCCCGTTCGGCACCCACGTCGCCGTCGTGGAAGTGGAGCCATCGACCGGCGAAATCGACATCGAGCGGTACGTCGCCGTCGACGACGTTGGCGAGCAGATCAACCCCAAGATCGTCGAGGGACAGATCCACGGCGGCGTCGCCCAGGGCGTCGGCCAGGCGCTTCAGGAGGAGGCCGTCTACGACGACAACGGCAACCTGTTGACCGGGTCCCTGCAGGATTACGCGATGCCGAAGGCGGCTGACGTGCCGGAGATCGAGTGGGACTCGACGGTGACGCCGTGTCCGCACAACCCGCTGGGGGTGAAAGGCGTCGGCGAGGCGGGCGCCATCGCCGCCCCGCCGGCCGTCGTCAACGCCGTCCACGACGCCCTCGACCCACTCGACGTCGGCACCATCGACATGCCGCTGACCGCCGAGCGCGTCTGGTCGGCTGTCGGGAAGTGAGCCCTACAGGTCGAAGTGCGCCGCCGCCGTCTCCATGTCCTTGTCCCCGCGCCCCGAGAGGTTCACGAGGATGCTGTCGTGGTCGCCCGCCTCGGCCAACTCGATGGCGAGCGCCACGCCGTGGCTCGATTCGAGCGCCGGGATGATCCCCTCCGTCTCCGAGAGTTCGCGGAAGGCCGCGAGCGCCTCGTCGTCGGTGACGGCGGTGTACTCGGCGCGACCGACGGCCCGGAACATGGCGTGTTCGGGGCCGACGCCCGGATAGTCCAGCCCCGCGGAGACGGAGTGAACCTCGGTGTCCTCGTCGATCACCCGGGTCTTCATCCCGTGGATCACCTCGTCCTCGCCGTCGGCGAGCGGGGCGGCGTGGCGGCCGGACCCCTCGCCCTCGCCGCCCCCTTCGGCGCCGTAGAAGGCGACGTCGTCGTCGCGGAAGGCGTGAAAGAGGCCGATGGCGTTCGACCCGCCGCCGACGCAGGCGACCGCCGCGTCGGGCAGGGAGCCGATCCGGTCGAGGGCCTGCTGGCGCGCCTCCTCGCCGATGACCGACTGGAAGTCACGCACCATGCGCGGGAACGGGTCGGGACCGACGACGCTCCCGACGAGGTAGTGGGTGTCCTCGATGTTCGCGGCCATGTCCTCCAGGGCGGCGTCGACGGCGTCGGCGAGGCCCGCCCCGCCGCGGGTCACCTCGTTGACCGTCGCCCCCATCAGCCGCATCCGGAAGACGTTCATCTTCTGACGCTCGACGTCCTTCGTCCCCATGTAGATCTCGGTGTCGAGGTCGAGGAGGGCGCCGGCCATCGCCGTCGCCGTGCCGTGCTGTCCCGCGCCGGTCTCGGCGATCAGTCGCTCCTTGCCCGCTCGCTTCGCGAGGAGCGCCTGCCCGAGCGTGTTGTTGATCTTGTGGGCGCCGCCGTGGAGGAGGTCCTCCCGCTTCAGGTAGATGTCGGCGCCGTACCGCTCGCTGAGGTTGCGGGCGTGGTACAGCGGCGTCGGACGCCCGGCGAACGTCTCCAGCAGGTCGCGCAGGTCCGACTGGAACGCCTCGGTGCCCGCCACCTCGTCGTACGCGTTCGCGAGGTGTTCGAGGGGCTCTTCCAGCGCGTCGGGGACGTGACGGCCGCCGTAGCCGTCGAAGGTACCGTCTGCCATGGGGACTGGATGCTCGCCGGGGACACATAAACGCTACTGGCCGTCGCCGGTCGGCAGCGGATCCGGGGCGGGTGGACCGAAACCCTTAGTGCCGGGCCGGAAGTCCCCACACACATGAGCGAGACGCCCGTCGATCCCGAGGAGGTCCGTCACGTGGCGGATCTGGCCCGGATCGACTTGGACGAGGACGAGGTGGACCGCTTCGCCGTGCAGTTCGCCGACATCCTCTCCTACTTCGACGCGCTGGACGACGTGCCCGAGGTGGACGCCGAGGCCGACCTGGTGAACGTCATGCGCGCCGACGAGGTGCGCGAGGGGCTCTCCCAGGAGGAGGCGCTGCAGAACGCCCCGGAGACGGAGGACGGCTACTTCAAGGGGCCGAACGTCTCATGAGCGTCGACGCGTTCATCACGGAGACGACCATCGAGGGCGCGGACGACGGCCCGCTCTCGGGGCGCACCGTCGCCGTCAAGGACAACATCTCGACGGAGGGCGTCCGGACTACCTGTGGCTCCGAGATGCTCGCGGAGTACGTCCCGCCGTACGACGCGACGGTGGTCGAGCGCTTGAAGGCGGCCGGTACGACGGTCGTCGGCAAGACCAACATGGACGAGTTCGGAATGGGGACGACCACCGAGACGTCGGCGTTCGGCCCGACGAAGAACCCGGTCGACGAGTCCCGGGTGCCCGGCGGGTCCTCCGGCGGCAGCGCCGCGGCCGTCGCCGCCGGCGAGGCGGACGTCGCCCTCGGCAGCGACACCGGCGGCTCCATCCGCTGTCCCGCCGCCTTCTGTGGCGTCGTCGGCATCAAGCCCACCTACGGGCTGGTCTCGCGGTACGGCCTCGTCGCCTACGCCAACTCGCTGGAACAGATCGGGCCGCTGGCGCCCACCGTCGAGGCGGCCGCCGAACTCCTCGAGGTCATCGCTGGCCCCGACGAGCGCGACGCGACGACCCGCGAGGAGGGGGCCGACGCCGACTACGCGAGCGCCGCCGACGGCGACGTCGAGGGGCTCTCGATCGGCGTCCCGACCGAACTGATCGAGGGCGCCGACGACCGCGTCGTCGAGCAGTTCCGCGCCGCGCTCGACGACCTAGAGGCACGGGGTGCGGAGACCCACGAGGTGAGCCTCCCGTCGGTCGAACGCGCCGTCCAGGCCTACTACGTCATCGCCATGTCCGAGGCGTCCTCGAACCTCGCGCGGTTCGACGGGGTGCGCTACGGCCCCGACGCCGACGTCGAGGGCAACTGGAACGAGTCGTTCGCCCGGGTCCGCGAGGAGGGGTTCGGCGACGAGGTGAAACGGCGGATCCTGCTCGGCACGTACGCCCTCTCCGCCGGCTACCACGACAAGTACTACGCGAAGGCCCAGGACGCCCGCGCGTGGCTGAAGCGGGACTTCGACGAGGCGCTCGCCGAGGCCGACGTGCTGGCGTCGCCGACGATGCCCGTCCTCCCCTTCGAACTCGGCGAGAGCCTCGACGACCCGCTCCAGATGTACCTCGCCGACGCCAACACGGTGCCCGTCAACCTCGCGAACCTCCCCGCCATCTCCGTCCCCGCCGGCCGGGCCGACGGCCTCCCCGTCGGCCTGCAGTTGATCGGACCGACGTTCGGCGAGCGGGACATCATCCGGGCCGCGAGCGCCGTCGAGAACTGACCGCGGACGGTACTTTTTCGGCGTCACCCCTCGCAGCCCTCCACGAATGTACATCGTCATCGTCGGCGCGGGCGACATCGGAACCCCACTGATCGAAGTCGCGACGAAGGGGGGCAACGAGGTGGTCGTCGTCGAACGTGACGAGGAGCGGGCCGAACGTGCCGCAGCCTACGACTGTCTGGTCATCAACGACGACGCGACGGTGAAGGAGACGCTCGAAGACGCCGGCGCCGACCGGGCCGACGCACTCATCTCGACGACGGATCGCGACGCCGTCAACGTCATGGTCTGTCTGCTCAGCCAGGAACTCGAGGTGCCGAACGTCGTCTCCGTCGTCCACGACCCGGATCACATGAGCCTCTTCGAGCGGATCGGCGTCAACACGATGCAGAACCCCCAGCGCCTCATCGCCGAGTACCTCTACCGGGCCGTGGAGCGCCCCTCCATCGTCGATTACATGCGCGTCGGCGAGCGGGCGGAGGTGGTCGAAATCGACGTGACGGACGACGCACCAATCGTCGGCACCACCATCGCCGAGGCGGTCGACTCGGGCATCCTCGCCGAGGACGCGTTCGTCGTCGCCATCGAACGCGAGGGGTCGGACGGACCCGTCGTCCCGCGGGGGTCGACGACGATCCACGCGGGCGACCGAGTCACCGTCTACGCCGCCGACGGGGCGACCGGGGCCGTCACCGAGGCGTTCGGCGGCGAGGGCGAGTCGGACTGATGCCCCGCCGTCGAACGGTCGCCGGCGTCCCGGCCGACCTCGCGACCATCGCCCGGGACGTGGGGTCGCTGCTCGCCATGCAGGGCGGCCTCATGGCGCTCTCGGTGACCGTGGCGGTCCTCGCCCGCGAACCGTACGCGGCGGCCGCGTTCCTGCTCGCGGCCGCGCTGACCGCCGCCGTCGGCCTCGGGACCCGACGGCGGTTCGCCGAGGCCCCGGAGCCCCGAATGAAACACGGGATGGTCGTGGCGGCGGCGGGGTGGTTCGCGACGGCGACCTTCGGCGCTCTCCCGTTCCTCCTCACCGCCCACCTGACTCCGCCGGCCGTCGCCGCGGGGTTCGTCCCCGCGGGCGCCGACTACGCCGCCTCCAGCCTCGGAGTGTTCCGCAACCCTCTCCACGCCCTCTTCGAGAGCATGAGCGGGTGGACCGGTAGCGGACTGACGATGGCCCCCCACGAGCCCTCGTTGCCGCGGGCGATCCAGTGGTGGCGGTCGCTCATCCAGTACGTCGGCGGCGTGGGCGTCATCGTCCTGACCGTCTCCATCCTCTCGCGGCCAGGGAGCGGAAGCTACGCCCTCTATCGCAGCGAAACCCGGGAGGAGCGCATCCACCCGAGCGTCGTCTCGACGGTGCGAACGGTCTGGAAGATCTTCCTCCTCTACACCCTGCTCTCGGTCGTCGTGCTCTTTCTCGCCATCCGCGCCAGCGAGTACGGCTCGACTCTCCCGCTCCGACAGGCCGGCTGGCAGGCCCTCAATCACGCCATGACGGCGCTTTCGACGGGCGGGTTCAGCGTCACCGACAACTCGGTCGCCACCTACGGCTCGCCGCTCATCGAGACGGTGTTGCTGCCGGTGATGACCCTCGGTGCCATCGCCTTCCCGGTTCACTACGGCGTCCTCGCGAACCGCAACCCGAGGCGGCTCCTGACCGACCTCCAGACCCGGTGGCTGTTCGTCCTCCTGCTGGTCGGTGCGCTCGCACTGTCGGCACAGAACCTCCTCACCCTGCCCGCCGGGGCGTTCTCGGGCAGCGCGAGCGACGCCGGCCTCCCGTTCCTCGGCCTCTCGGCGGCCGGCACCGACGCCGTCCGGGACTCGACGTTCCAGTTCGTCAGCGCCCTCACGTGTACGGGGTTCCAGTCCGCGCCGATCCGGGAGTGGGCGGCGGGCGGGAAACTCCTGTTGGCCGGCGCGATGACCCTCGGGGGCGCCGCCGGGTCGACCGTCGGAGGCCTGAAAATCGTCCGGGGGTACACCATCGTCCGCGGCATCGAGTGGCAGTTCTCGCGCGTCTTCCTGCCCGCCAACGCCGTCGTCAACGCCCGCATCGACGGCCGCCTGTTGGATCGCGAGACCATGGAACGCGAGTTCAGCGAGGCGGCCATCGTCTCCCTGCTCTGGCTCATCCTCCTGGCCGCGAGCAGCCTCCTCCTCGTGAACCTCGCCGGACCGGAGTTCACCTACGCCGACGCCCTCTTCGAGGTGGCGAGCGCGCAGGGGAACGTCGGCCTCTCGACGGGCATCACCGGCCCCACGATGTCGCCACTCGCGAAAGGCGCCTTCGTCCTCAACATGTGGATCGGCCGACTGGAGATCATCCCCGTCCTCGTGTTCGTCCGGTCGGCGCTCTACGGCCTCGACCCGTAGCGAACGCAGAGTCACACGCGATAGGGCACCCGATCCGACGGGCGACGCGTTCCCCCCGGAGCCGCGTCGTGTCCAGCACCGACCGCGAAAGGGCGGGTCGGTGTCGGATCGGAATGCCCACCCGGAACCCGACCCTCGATTCACATAACGTTACGGCCTGAATTCTCAGTACTGATACTTCAAAATCGGACGACGGCAGGCCAACTATCGGATATTATTTCCGGATATTGAGTGTCGCTCGCCGTCGCCGCCGACGCCCGGATCGGTCCTCCGGGGCGACGCGGCCGGGGTCGTTCGTGCCCTCGGTTCGGGCTCCCTCGGAACTCCCGGTGACCACGTCGAGGTGGTGTCCACCAGTCGAGGGCGTCACTGCTGCCAGTATTCGGGCGTCAGCAGCACCAGCACGGGGAGGATCTCCAGCCGGCCGAGCCACATCAGCGCGATCATGAACAGCTTCGACGCCGCCGAGAAGTCGAGGTAACTCCCCATCGGGCCGACGAGGCCGAACCCCGGACCGACGTTGCCGAGGGTGGCGGCCACGGCGCTCATCGCCTCCAGCACCGACAGCGAGAGGCCGGTTCGACTGGCGTCGAGGAAGACCAGGATCGTCGCGACGAAGAAGATCACGAGATAGAGGAGCGTGAACCCGTAGATGCCACGGATCGCCCGCTCGTCGACCGTCCGGCCGCCGAGGCGAACCGGCCGAACGGCGTCGGGGTGGGCCGTGGTGAACAGCTCCCGGCGAAGCGACTTCAGGATCACGTACCACCGGACGATCTTGATCCCGCCGCCGGTCGATCCGGCGGAGCCGCCGACGAACATGGCAAAGAGGAGCAGGTACTGCGCCGGCCCGCTCCACGTGTTGAAGTCGATACTGGCGTAGCCGGTGGTGGTCACGATGGAGACGACCTGGAAGGTCGCGTGTCTGAGCGCCGGTTCGACCTCGCCGATCAGCGTCGCGCGGACGCCGGCGAGGTACGCGGAGTCGAACGAGGCGCCCGTGCCGACGAACTCGACCAGCCCCTCGCCGACGAACAGCAGGGCGGCGACGAGCCCCGTCAGGACCGCGACGACGCCCACGTAGAACCGGAACTCCGTGTCGCCGGGGAGGCGCTTCGGATCGCCGGTGAGCGCGTGCCAGAACAGCGCGAAGTTGGTCCCCGCGGCGATCATGAAGGGGATGACGAGCCACTGGACCGCCGCGGAGAAGGCCTCGATGCTCCGGGCCGCGGGCGAGAAACCACCGGTCGGCATCGTCGTCAGTGCGTGCGAGACGGCGTTGTACGCGGTCATCGCGTCCGCCATCCCGCCGAGGTGGAGGGCGTAGAGCAGGATCGCTTCGAGGACGGTGAATCCGAGGTACGCCCCCCAGAGCGCCCGCGCCGTCTCCGCGATGCGGGGCGTCAGCTTCTCGATGCCCGGCCCCGGCGCCTCCGCGTCCATCAACTGCGCCCCACCGACCGAGAGCTCCGGGAGGATGGCCACCGCGAGGACGACGATGCCCATGCCGCCGAGCCACTGGGTGAGCTGTCGCCACAGCATGATCCCGTGGCCGTGGGCGTCCAGCGAGATCCGTCCGAGGACGGTCGCGCCGGTGGTCGTGAAGCCGCTCATGCTCTCGAACAGGGCGTTCGCGGGGTTCGCGAGCGTCGACGCCGGGGCGGCCGCGGGGACCACGGGGGGCAGTCCGTGGGCCTCGACCAGGTACGGCACGGCGCCGACGACCGACACCGCCAGCCACGTCGCCGCGACCATCAGGAACCCCTCGCGGGCGCCGATGTCGGGATCGGGGCGCAGGCGTTCGAGCCCCCAACCGACCGCGACGGTCACCAGCATGGTGACGAGAAACGGCGCGACCGACTCGCCGTAGGCGAGCCCCACGACCAGCGGGATCGCCAGCGGCACCGACAGGTACTTGAGGACGCTCCCGACGAGGCTCAGACTCGCCCGGTAGTCGACACGGAGGGGCAAGGTTCGTACGTCGCTGTCCGGCGGAGGGGGCTTGAAACTGCTGACATCGTCACAGCGCCGGCGTCACCTCGTCGGCGACGCAGGCGTCGAGGAAGACGACGACGTGGTCGCCGGGCTGGATCACCGTGTCCCCGCGCGGCGTGATGAGGGACTCCTCGCGGGTGATGGCGCCGATGACGACCCCGTCCGGCAGGTCGGCCACCGACTCGTGGATCGGCCGCCCCGCGAGGACGCTCTCCTCGCCCACCTCGACTTCGAGCACCTCGGCCCGGTCGCTCTCGATGATGGCGACGTTCTCGGCGCCGCCGTCGCGGGTGAAACGCGTGATCTCCTCGGCGACCACCTCCCGCGGGTTGACGCCCACGTCGACGCCGACCGTCTCGAACAG encodes the following:
- a CDS encoding GlcG/HbpS family heme-binding protein, producing the protein MVHSIPLDTATELIDAAEERAEEIDNPMVITVANSEGNLIAQHRMDDAWLASVSISRNKAYTSAALDMPTHELAEPSEPGNSLYGLQSTDEGRMVIFGGGYPLFDEEGDVVGAFGVSGGAVEQDMDVAQAGVEEWEAIRDGGQRSEVSH
- the trpB gene encoding tryptophan synthase subunit beta → MADGTFDGYGGRHVPDALEEPLEHLANAYDEVAGTEAFQSDLRDLLETFAGRPTPLYHARNLSERYGADIYLKREDLLHGGAHKINNTLGQALLAKRAGKERLIAETGAGQHGTATAMAGALLDLDTEIYMGTKDVERQKMNVFRMRLMGATVNEVTRGGAGLADAVDAALEDMAANIEDTHYLVGSVVGPDPFPRMVRDFQSVIGEEARQQALDRIGSLPDAAVACVGGGSNAIGLFHAFRDDDVAFYGAEGGGEGEGSGRHAAPLADGEDEVIHGMKTRVIDEDTEVHSVSAGLDYPGVGPEHAMFRAVGRAEYTAVTDDEALAAFRELSETEGIIPALESSHGVALAIELAEAGDHDSILVNLSGRGDKDMETAAAHFDL
- a CDS encoding CobW family GTP-binding protein; this translates as MADTTEIPTTVVSGPLGAGKTTLVNRLLHDPGDRRIAVVVNDMGEVNVDAELLESEADDGVIDLSNGCICCRLGDDLVTEVTRLAEERSFDHLVIEASGISEPIPIARTLTTGTDEAGPPAGIRLDTTVSVIDAYGFWKAFDPAESLPDAAPSPERPLTEVLVDQIEFCDVLLLNKCDMVPDDELDAVEASIRELQPRAAIHRTTYSEVDPGTVLGTGLFDFEDARRQQGWKRALAAAEEDRHDHADRPAAAAHGVESFVYRRERPFDAERFDAWLDDWEGDVVRLKGFAWVASRPETVLGVSQAGPAVQAGPIGEWGDDDPTTRLVIIGRHLDADAVTAALDDCLAEDAETAGSPGADPFPREA
- a CDS encoding glutathione-independent formaldehyde dehydrogenase, with product MNAVVYKGPHEVAVEEVDEPEIEHPNDVVIDITTTCICGSDLHMYEGRTAAEPGIVFGHENMGIVSEVGEAVSSLEVGDRVVAPFNVACGHCENCEKGYTGFCTNVNPGFAGGAYGYVAMGPYKGGQAEKLRIPYADFNALKLPEGDEHEDSFALLADIFPTGWHGTELANLEAGDSVAVYGAGPVGLMAAYSAKLKGASDIYVVDRVPSRLDLAAEHCDATPINFEEGDPVEQIKDLHGGGVDKGVDAVGYQAVDPEKEADSAYDPARENPAVVINNLIRTVKPTGELGIPGLYVPEDPGAPDDMAAQGRLGIDFGLLFEKGQALGTGQCNVKSYNRELRDMIVSGRADPSWVVSHRVDLEEAPEMYEAFDNREEGVTKVLLEP
- a CDS encoding xanthine dehydrogenase family protein molybdopterin-binding subunit — encoded protein: MAFETVDADDVDPAELLGSAVQRREDPHLLTGDAEYTDDLGYPDETHLALLGSQYGNATVESVDTSEAAAMDGVLAVLTWSDIDASDAPGYVRTDDPEGGSTESDAETGATSPDQPLLADGRVVYQGQPVAAVVAEDRYRAHDALDGIDVTYDRHDAVVDPREATAEDAPTVHDDAPGNVAFTWETGDEAAADAALDAADNVVELDLEINRVIPTAMEPRAAVARYRPSDDALDVALSTQKPHGMQGDLSSTLGVPDHRIRVRAPDVGGGFGAKLFPYTGYLLAGWCAMHVERPVKWVAPRTEDFLSMIHARNHLVHAEAGVDDDGRLRGFRAETTAPVGGFLVPAGSGVPTNLGLMANGQYDVPGAYVHTTGVFTNTAPLSAYRGAGRPEATYFIERLVHEAARRLDLDPVAIRRRNFIPVDAFPFETGLGRTYDSGDYDATLTRALETVGYEDVRERQAAAREEGRYLGIGLSCYVEACGNAPGMYENGAVHVKPSGRVIVKTGTAEIGTGHHTGYAQIVAHELGVPAADVAVREGDTADIDEGNGTGGSRAMAVGGSAIKRSAEKVVEKARRIASHRLEVADADLRFEDGDFFVAGAPERSMSFREVASVAYEGVDALPEGMEPGLDETTFFDPSNYTFPFGTHVAVVEVEPSTGEIDIERYVAVDDVGEQINPKIVEGQIHGGVAQGVGQALQEEAVYDDNGNLLTGSLQDYAMPKAADVPEIEWDSTVTPCPHNPLGVKGVGEAGAIAAPPAVVNAVHDALDPLDVGTIDMPLTAERVWSAVGK